A stretch of the uncultured Desulfobacter sp. genome encodes the following:
- a CDS encoding ABC transporter substrate binding protein, whose amino-acid sequence MKTKLKIFSILICLCQLAAVVYAADQHHAARFKVLVVMSYGADYGFAMEEQQGIESVLSDTCRIEYAYLDTRKNVAGGPQKAKEAYELYKRMRPDGVIAADDNAQSMFVVPYLKDKVNTPVMFCGVNKEPETYGYPAANVSGILERVSISQTLAFAKLLMPAVKTFGYMSYDGTTGRSILDYSKHEEHTLPLKLAAVRFPKTLTETRAMAGEMRPLCDILYISSMQGTKDDDGTPLSAKQVVPVLTAAFAKPVVGCNNLHVKYGMLCGMTQTPQEQGATAAQMLLKAMGGTPVSQIPITRNRRNKPIINVTVMEAFDIKPKPILLKDTELVRTEL is encoded by the coding sequence ATGAAAACAAAATTAAAAATATTCTCCATTTTAATTTGCCTTTGTCAACTGGCCGCGGTTGTGTACGCTGCAGACCAGCACCATGCGGCCCGCTTCAAGGTTCTCGTCGTGATGAGCTATGGGGCGGATTATGGATTCGCCATGGAAGAGCAGCAGGGGATCGAGTCGGTGCTGTCCGACACCTGCCGAATAGAATACGCCTACCTGGACACCAGAAAGAATGTCGCAGGCGGTCCGCAAAAAGCCAAAGAGGCATATGAATTGTACAAAAGGATGCGCCCCGACGGTGTAATTGCCGCCGATGACAATGCCCAATCCATGTTCGTGGTGCCCTACCTGAAAGACAAGGTAAACACGCCGGTGATGTTCTGCGGGGTCAATAAGGAACCTGAGACATACGGGTATCCGGCCGCCAATGTCTCCGGTATCCTGGAAAGAGTCAGCATCAGCCAGACCCTGGCCTTTGCCAAACTATTGATGCCTGCCGTCAAAACCTTCGGTTATATGTCCTACGACGGTACCACTGGACGATCTATTCTGGATTATTCTAAACATGAGGAACATACCTTGCCACTGAAACTTGCGGCTGTACGCTTTCCCAAAACCCTTACCGAAACCAGGGCCATGGCTGGGGAAATGCGGCCGTTGTGTGATATTTTATATATATCTTCAATGCAAGGAACAAAGGACGACGATGGCACCCCGCTTTCCGCTAAGCAGGTTGTGCCTGTTCTTACAGCGGCCTTTGCCAAACCGGTTGTCGGCTGCAACAATCTTCATGTTAAATACGGGATGTTGTGCGGGATGACCCAAACCCCGCAGGAACAGGGCGCCACCGCAGCCCAGATGCTGCTCAAAGCCATGGGCGGAACCCCGGTTTCCCAGATACCCATCACCCGCAACCGGCGGAACAAACCAATCATCAATGTGACGGTGATGGAAGCATTCGACATCAAGCCCAAACCGATTCTTTTGAAAGACACCGAACTGGTTCGGACAGAGCTTTAG
- the tsaA gene encoding tRNA (N6-threonylcarbamoyladenosine(37)-N6)-methyltransferase TrmO — MAVHIEPAIEPIGVIHTCFKEKFGIPRQPNLADKAPGMLEFFPEYARPEAVRGLEQFSHIWLIFVFHKAVKKNREWSAMIRPPRLGGNKKVGVFASRSPFRPNPIGMSCVRLEDIESTAKGPVLHLSGVDILDQTPVLDIKPYLPYSDRLDTARDGFAPAPDNKICRVSFSDTAAIQIQEREKTIPNLLPIITQVLENDPRPAYCRTRFSNMKSDTRTDVPEKSRVYGIRLFDFDLKWQAAGNKIRVLCLDPASD; from the coding sequence GTGGCAGTCCATATAGAGCCGGCCATAGAACCCATTGGCGTAATCCATACCTGTTTCAAGGAAAAATTCGGCATCCCCCGACAGCCCAATCTTGCGGATAAGGCCCCGGGGATGCTGGAATTTTTTCCTGAATATGCAAGGCCGGAAGCGGTCAGAGGGCTTGAACAATTTTCCCATATCTGGCTGATTTTTGTTTTCCACAAGGCGGTGAAAAAGAATAGGGAATGGTCCGCCATGATACGCCCCCCGCGCCTTGGGGGAAATAAAAAGGTGGGCGTATTTGCCTCGCGCTCCCCTTTCCGCCCCAACCCCATCGGTATGTCCTGTGTCCGGCTCGAAGACATTGAATCCACGGCCAAAGGGCCGGTCCTTCACCTGAGCGGCGTGGATATCCTGGATCAAACCCCTGTTTTGGACATCAAACCCTATCTGCCCTATTCAGACCGCCTGGACACAGCCCGGGACGGTTTTGCACCGGCACCGGACAACAAAATTTGCCGGGTCAGTTTTTCCGACACGGCAGCAATCCAAATCCAGGAAAGGGAAAAGACCATACCCAATCTGCTGCCCATCATTACCCAGGTACTGGAAAATGATCCCCGGCCCGCGTATTGCCGTACCCGTTTTTCCAATATGAAAAGCGATACCCGGACTGATGTGCCGGAAAAAAGCCGGGTATACGGTATCCGGCTGTTTGACTTTGATCTCAAATGGCAGGCAGCAGGCAATAAGATCCGGGTGCTTTGCCTGGACCCTGCATCAGACTGA
- a CDS encoding DUF4405 domain-containing protein produces MKLRKITSLTMLLSFLLLVVTSIVLYVVPEGRVAYWSDWRFMGLTKTLWGDVHINLGVLFLVSGLLHLYYNWKPIVTYMKNKAKELKIFTADFNVALILTLFFTFGTLLHIPPMSTILDFSASFKDAGSQKYGEPPYGHAELSSLKMFAKRTGLDLDVMKQQLQKAGMTFGDESSTLLDIARANHCTPKDVYVAMQPPEDTIQANVFPDQPFPGIGRMRLKDLCTQYNLDTGKIISGLGARQIEAEPDQTIKEIAQSKGMEPQTLFEVIHELVSSM; encoded by the coding sequence ATGAAACTGCGCAAAATTACTTCGTTAACCATGTTGTTATCTTTTCTGCTGCTGGTTGTCACCAGCATTGTCCTCTATGTTGTCCCCGAAGGACGGGTGGCCTACTGGTCTGACTGGCGCTTTATGGGATTAACCAAAACCCTTTGGGGGGATGTTCATATCAACCTTGGTGTCCTGTTTCTTGTCTCAGGCCTTTTGCACCTGTACTATAACTGGAAACCCATAGTCACCTATATGAAAAACAAGGCCAAAGAGCTTAAAATTTTTACCGCGGATTTTAATGTGGCCCTTATCCTCACGCTGTTTTTCACTTTTGGAACCCTGCTTCATATCCCGCCCATGAGCACGATTCTTGATTTCAGTGCATCTTTTAAGGATGCCGGGTCTCAAAAATATGGAGAACCCCCGTATGGACATGCGGAGCTTTCCTCTCTGAAAATGTTTGCCAAACGCACCGGTCTTGACCTTGACGTTATGAAACAACAGCTTCAAAAAGCAGGAATGACATTTGGTGACGAATCATCAACCCTGCTTGATATTGCCCGGGCAAACCACTGCACCCCCAAAGATGTATATGTGGCGATGCAGCCGCCTGAAGATACAATCCAGGCCAACGTTTTTCCCGACCAACCCTTTCCCGGCATTGGAAGAATGCGTTTAAAGGACCTATGTACCCAGTACAACCTGGATACAGGAAAAATTATCAGCGGCCTTGGGGCCAGACAGATTGAGGCGGAGCCGGATCAAACCATCAAGGAAATTGCCCAATCCAAAGGTATGGAACCCCAGACACTGTTTGAAGTCATTCACGAGTTGGTCAGCTCCATGTAA
- a CDS encoding ATP-binding protein, whose product MNNSKTRKHVFDPFFTTKPVGVGTGLGLSVSYFIITENHKGEMTVESSMGAGAKFIICLPMETLNHDNNDDKAD is encoded by the coding sequence ATGAACAATTCTAAGACCCGAAAACATGTTTTTGACCCCTTTTTCACCACCAAGCCGGTAGGGGTGGGAACGGGGCTGGGACTCAGTGTTTCATATTTCATTATCACTGAAAATCATAAAGGCGAGATGACCGTTGAATCCAGCATGGGAGCCGGAGCCAAATTCATCATTTGCCTGCCGATGGAGACGTTAAATCATGACAACAATGATGATAAAGCTGATTAG
- the pepF gene encoding oligoendopeptidase F, protein MVHQPDALRKEVPQSDCWDLSPMFQTTEAWESLFQDLEKKIPTYDDFKGTLAQGPERLLACIEFDHGVGRDMDRLYTYAHLKNDEDKTQSDNEALFQRASNLYTRIGEASSFMSPEIQAIPSDQLKIFLDQDAFKPYRFYLEQMIRYIPHTKDAATEQLLAMAGESLSAPQRIFSQLDNADINFGTVKRPSGDVSALTHGNFITFLGHKDRNFRKTVFDQYYQTYQTHRHTIAATLSASVKKDLFWARARNFDAARKSALFGDNVPEDVYDNLIINVKKAFSPLYHYLDFRKQALGVDALHMYDTYVQLVPDVDFHMDYEQAVDTCIEALAPLGRDYCRTLEQGLLKGWVDRYENKGKRSGAYSSGCFDSNPYILLNYDPDSINSLFTLIHEAGHSMHTYLANKSQPYPTHGYTIFVAEVASTLNEALLARHLLEKYTADPKMKAYILNREIDNIRGTFFRQTMFAEFEHIIHGMAAENKPLTIDTFTSVYKDLLSIYFGDKMVIDDALTLECLRIPHFYSSFYVYKYATGLAAALGLVQRITDKGQPAVDDYLSFLKLGGSMFPIDELRVAGVDMASNTPVQAAASHFESRISELETLWQSI, encoded by the coding sequence ATGGTTCATCAGCCGGACGCCCTGAGAAAAGAAGTTCCTCAAAGTGACTGCTGGGATCTGTCCCCCATGTTTCAAACCACCGAGGCGTGGGAATCGCTTTTCCAAGACCTGGAAAAAAAAATCCCCACCTATGACGATTTCAAGGGCACCCTTGCCCAGGGGCCTGAAAGGCTTTTGGCCTGCATTGAATTTGACCACGGGGTCGGGCGGGATATGGATCGTCTTTATACGTATGCCCACCTGAAAAACGATGAAGATAAAACCCAGTCGGACAATGAGGCTCTTTTCCAGCGCGCCTCTAATCTGTATACCCGCATCGGGGAGGCCTCAAGTTTCATGTCCCCTGAAATCCAGGCCATCCCCTCAGACCAACTGAAGATATTTCTCGATCAAGACGCGTTTAAGCCATACCGGTTTTACCTGGAACAGATGATCCGGTATATCCCTCACACAAAAGATGCAGCAACCGAACAACTGCTGGCAATGGCGGGCGAAAGCTTGAGTGCTCCCCAGAGAATCTTCTCCCAGCTGGACAACGCAGATATTAATTTCGGTACGGTAAAAAGACCATCGGGCGATGTTTCCGCCTTGACCCATGGCAACTTTATTACGTTTCTGGGACACAAGGACAGAAATTTTCGCAAAACGGTCTTTGATCAATATTACCAGACCTACCAGACCCACCGACACACCATTGCCGCGACCCTGTCCGCCTCGGTAAAAAAAGATTTGTTCTGGGCCAGGGCCAGGAATTTTGATGCCGCACGAAAGTCCGCTCTGTTTGGGGATAATGTTCCCGAAGATGTCTATGACAACCTGATCATTAATGTAAAAAAAGCATTTTCACCGCTTTACCACTACCTTGATTTCAGAAAACAAGCCCTGGGCGTTGACGCGCTGCACATGTACGACACCTATGTACAGCTTGTGCCTGATGTTGACTTTCACATGGACTATGAACAGGCGGTTGACACATGCATTGAGGCCCTTGCGCCTTTAGGCCGAGACTATTGCCGCACCCTGGAACAGGGCCTGCTCAAGGGCTGGGTGGACAGATACGAAAATAAAGGCAAACGAAGCGGGGCTTACTCTTCGGGGTGTTTCGACTCCAATCCCTATATCCTGCTCAACTATGATCCCGATTCCATTAACAGCCTGTTCACACTGATTCACGAGGCGGGACACTCCATGCACACCTATCTTGCCAACAAATCCCAGCCCTACCCCACCCACGGGTACACGATTTTTGTGGCAGAGGTGGCCTCAACCCTTAATGAGGCGCTTTTGGCCCGGCATCTTCTGGAAAAATATACGGCTGACCCAAAAATGAAGGCCTACATACTGAACCGGGAAATCGACAATATCCGGGGCACATTTTTCCGCCAGACCATGTTTGCAGAATTTGAACATATCATTCACGGCATGGCCGCTGAAAACAAGCCCCTGACCATTGATACCTTCACATCCGTATACAAAGATCTTTTATCCATATATTTCGGAGACAAGATGGTCATTGATGACGCCCTGACCTTAGAATGCTTGCGCATCCCCCATTTTTATTCTTCCTTTTATGTTTATAAATACGCCACAGGACTGGCTGCGGCATTAGGGCTTGTCCAGCGGATAACAGATAAGGGACAACCTGCCGTGGATGATTATCTTAGCTTTCTCAAACTCGGCGGGTCTATGTTCCCCATTGACGAACTTAGGGTGGCGGGTGTGGACATGGCATCCAATACCCCGGTACAGGCCGCGGCGTCCCATTTTGAATCACGGATCAGCGAACTGGAAACCCTGTGGCAGTCCATATAG